Proteins from one Prevotella sp. E2-28 genomic window:
- a CDS encoding acetyl-CoA carboxylase biotin carboxyl carrier protein subunit has protein sequence MNKYQYKVKGVDYEVEIAEVEGNIAKVNVNGIPFEVELQKPINAAKHPTMSTPKVQLAQPAPAPAAPKAAPAAAAPAPQPAAAGAGTAVKAPLPGTVTEIKVQEGQQVNVGDTVLVLEAMKMQNNIEAEAAGTVTSILVKQGEAVMEGAVLLTIA, from the coding sequence ATGAACAAATATCAATATAAAGTTAAAGGCGTTGACTACGAAGTAGAAATCGCTGAGGTAGAAGGCAATATTGCCAAGGTTAATGTTAATGGTATCCCCTTTGAGGTGGAACTGCAAAAGCCTATCAATGCTGCTAAGCATCCTACGATGAGTACACCAAAGGTACAGTTGGCACAGCCCGCTCCTGCACCTGCAGCTCCAAAGGCTGCTCCTGCAGCAGCTGCTCCAGCTCCTCAACCTGCTGCGGCAGGCGCTGGTACAGCCGTTAAGGCACCCCTTCCAGGCACTGTCACAGAGATTAAGGTACAGGAGGGTCAGCAGGTTAATGTTGGTGACACCGTATTGGTTCTCGAAGCCATGAAGATGCAGAATAACATCGAGGCAGAAGCAGCTGGTACAGTAACCTCTATTTTAGTGAAGCAGGGTGAGGCCGTTATGGAAGGCGCTGTACTGCTCACGATAGCATAA
- a CDS encoding OadG family transporter subunit, whose amino-acid sequence MTNLRLMLSALTLLGSVTMFGQGANNIVISEVMTSNTQSIEDEFGHREAWVELANTSFSTYNVRGMYLTTNPKVLDELLSAPQRIALMSVIPNGEDRTNLGARHYVMLYCNSDPAQGKLHLSLPVDSTGSVFLALYNANGVDLIDSVTVPVLGANESYARINGQWTVCGVGDATPGHDNQVQTNAAKGKIEQFKEKDPHGFAMAIMAMGIVFLCLALLWIFFTIFGMIMRHIDTAKKVVNKQPIKPITKTVEVTAEIGHKTSNLLQEGFDKKGIDMEVYMAVIGMALRQYEDDVHDVESGIITIKSKATGWDDEYSQMTQLHDPFLPADHNSPIIPTTPDLH is encoded by the coding sequence ATGACAAACTTAAGACTTATGCTAAGTGCGCTGACATTACTTGGCTCGGTGACAATGTTTGGCCAAGGTGCCAATAACATTGTCATCAGCGAAGTAATGACCAGCAACACTCAGAGTATTGAGGATGAGTTTGGGCATCGTGAGGCCTGGGTTGAGTTGGCCAATACATCGTTCTCTACTTATAATGTGCGAGGCATGTATCTGACCACCAATCCCAAGGTTCTCGACGAGTTGCTTTCCGCTCCTCAGCGTATTGCTCTGATGAGTGTCATACCTAATGGCGAGGACCGTACTAACCTGGGCGCCCGTCATTACGTGATGCTCTATTGTAATTCTGACCCTGCTCAGGGTAAGTTACATCTCTCTTTGCCTGTTGACAGTACAGGCTCCGTTTTCCTTGCGCTCTACAATGCCAATGGTGTGGATCTCATTGACTCCGTCACCGTTCCCGTTCTTGGTGCTAATGAGTCCTATGCCCGTATCAATGGGCAGTGGACCGTTTGTGGAGTAGGGGATGCCACTCCTGGTCACGACAATCAAGTTCAGACGAATGCTGCCAAGGGAAAGATTGAGCAGTTCAAGGAAAAAGACCCTCATGGTTTCGCTATGGCTATCATGGCCATGGGTATTGTGTTCCTCTGTCTGGCTCTGCTATGGATATTCTTTACCATCTTCGGCATGATTATGCGTCATATTGATACTGCCAAGAAGGTAGTCAATAAGCAACCCATCAAACCTATCACCAAGACCGTAGAGGTGACAGCCGAGATAGGTCATAAGACCAGCAATCTGCTTCAGGAAGGATTTGACAAGAAGGGTATCGATATGGAGGTCTATATGGCTGTTATCGGTATGGCCCTTCGTCAGTACGAGGATGATGTCCACGATGTAGAAAGTGGCATTATCACAATTAAGTCCAAGGCTACGGGCTGGGATGACGAGTATAGTCAGATGACCCAGCTGCATGACCCGTTCTTGCCTGCAGATCATAATTCACCAATTATTCCCACAACTCCAGATTTACACTAA
- a CDS encoding putative transporter, whose translation MEWFVNLFSNTTSVAHIALIYAIVIAIGVYLGKIKIFGISLGVTFVLFAGILVGHIYKLYCPESEFAAPGATLTFIQDFGLILFVFMIGLQVGPGFFESFGKAGIKLNGLAASAILLNIIVMFACYFIFFYQKHDVNDLPMMVGTLYGAVTNTPGLGAANEALNSVFGQMNLPVPQIASAYACAYPLGVLGIIGATILVRYMCRVKLEKEEAALEEQAGAKATQKPHHMHLEVSNKYLEGKTVLQVHNFLNRDFVVSRILHDGHVSIPNRDTVFHVGDQMYIVCAEADYEAIVAFIGPVIEVDWEQQDQPLVSKRVLVTNPKINGKSFGQMHFSSVYGVNVTRVTRHGMDIFASPNLPLQVGDRIMVVGPQDDVDRVANMMGNSIKRLDAPNIATIFVGIIIGIIFGSLPFIPGMPLMKLGIAGGPLIIAILIGRYGYKMKLVTYTTTSANMMLREIGLVLFLASVGIKAGANFFDTVMTGDGVLYVLTGFLITIIPILIIGPIARRMKFNYFTIAGMLAGTYTDPPALAYANSICSKEAPAVGYSTVYPLAMFLRILTAQLIVLFCCGQLF comes from the coding sequence ATGGAATGGTTTGTTAATCTATTTTCGAATACTACTTCGGTTGCCCATATCGCGTTGATATATGCAATCGTCATCGCCATTGGTGTATATCTGGGAAAGATAAAGATCTTTGGCATTTCACTTGGTGTCACCTTTGTACTCTTTGCAGGTATTCTTGTGGGACATATCTACAAGCTCTACTGCCCAGAGTCAGAATTTGCGGCACCTGGCGCCACGCTGACTTTCATTCAGGACTTTGGTTTGATACTCTTTGTCTTTATGATTGGTTTGCAGGTGGGGCCTGGATTCTTTGAGAGTTTTGGTAAGGCAGGTATTAAACTTAACGGATTGGCTGCTTCAGCTATTCTTCTGAACATCATCGTGATGTTTGCCTGCTACTTTATCTTCTTCTATCAGAAACATGATGTCAACGACCTGCCTATGATGGTTGGTACGCTCTACGGAGCTGTTACTAACACCCCTGGTCTTGGTGCTGCCAACGAGGCTCTGAACTCTGTGTTCGGACAGATGAACCTGCCTGTACCTCAGATTGCTTCAGCCTATGCTTGTGCTTATCCGCTTGGTGTGCTGGGTATCATTGGTGCCACCATCTTGGTGCGCTATATGTGTCGTGTGAAACTCGAAAAAGAAGAGGCTGCACTCGAAGAGCAGGCTGGTGCTAAGGCTACTCAGAAGCCTCACCACATGCACCTTGAGGTTTCTAATAAGTATCTTGAGGGAAAGACCGTGCTTCAGGTGCACAACTTCCTGAATCGCGACTTTGTGGTTTCTCGAATCCTGCATGATGGTCACGTGTCTATTCCTAATCGCGACACTGTGTTCCATGTAGGCGACCAGATGTACATCGTTTGTGCCGAGGCTGACTACGAGGCTATCGTGGCTTTCATTGGTCCTGTTATTGAGGTCGATTGGGAGCAGCAAGACCAGCCTCTGGTATCTAAGCGTGTGCTGGTTACCAACCCCAAGATCAATGGTAAGTCATTTGGTCAGATGCACTTCTCAAGTGTTTATGGCGTGAACGTAACCCGTGTTACTCGTCACGGCATGGATATCTTCGCATCACCCAACCTTCCCTTGCAGGTAGGCGACCGTATCATGGTCGTTGGTCCTCAGGATGACGTGGATCGCGTGGCTAATATGATGGGTAACAGTATCAAGCGTCTGGATGCACCTAATATCGCTACCATCTTCGTAGGTATCATCATTGGTATCATCTTTGGTTCGCTGCCCTTCATCCCAGGTATGCCTCTGATGAAGCTGGGTATCGCTGGTGGTCCGCTGATTATCGCTATCCTGATTGGCCGTTATGGCTATAAGATGAAACTGGTGACCTATACCACCACCTCTGCAAATATGATGTTGCGTGAGATAGGACTGGTGCTCTTCCTGGCTTCTGTAGGTATCAAGGCAGGTGCCAACTTCTTCGACACGGTGATGACGGGTGATGGTGTGCTCTATGTGCTCACTGGTTTCCTCATTACTATTATACCTATTTTAATAATAGGTCCTATAGCCCGTCGAATGAAGTTCAATTACTTCACCATTGCAGGTATGCTGGCAGGTACCTATACCGACCCCCCTGCATTGGCTTATGCTAACAGCATCTGCTCGAAGGAGGCACCCGCAGTAGGCTACTCCACGGTATATCCGTTGGCCATGTTCCTGCGAATCCTGACAGCCCAACTCATAGTGCTGTTCTGTTGCGGACAATTATTCTAA
- a CDS encoding valine--tRNA ligase: protein MEIASKYDPKEVESKWYQYWLDNKLFSSKPDGREPYTIVIPPPNVTGVLHMGHMLNNTIQDILVRRARMEGKNACWVPGTDHASIATEAKVVKKLASQGIKKRDLTREQFLEHAWDWTNEHGGIILKQLRRLGASCDWDRTAFTMDEKRSESVIKVFVDLYNKGLIYRGLRMVNWDPKALTALSTEEVIYKEEQSHLFHLKYYVDGLTSLDNEEALKAEGNVIHKDAKGYYAVVATTRPETIMGDTAMCINPKDPKNQWLKGRKVIVPLVNRVIPVIEDRYVDIEFGTGCLKVTPAHDTNDYMLGKTHNLETIDIFNADGTISEQSTLYVGMDRFDCRKQIAKDLQEAGLMEKIEDYVNKVGYSERNPDTAIEPRLSLQWFLKMQHFADIALPPVMNDELKFYPAKYKNTYKNWLENIQDWCISRQLWWGHRIPAYYYNENDDYVVAETAEKALELAREKSGNANLQASDLRQDEDALDTWFSSWLWPVSLFDGINNPGNEEIKYYYPTSDLVTGPDIIFFWVARMIMAGEEYMGTFPFKNVYFTGIVRDKLGRKMSKSLGNSPDPIDLIEKFGADGVRMGMMLSAPAGNDILFDEALCEQGRNFNNKIWNAFRLVKGWQVADGAATATNKVATAWMEAKLKQANEELKDHFSKYRINDALMTVYKLFWDEFSQWYLEMVKPAYVDGVQQPIDRETYDATLRFFELLLKMLHPFMPFITEELWQAIYERKEGESIMRDSLVLDAPTAEEQKLIENIEQVKQVVSGVRTVRSQKNIAPKEKLTLQAVNANQFQAYNDVIMKMGNLSSIDVVEAKDPSASAFMVGTDEFAVPLGDLIDVAAEIEKMEAQLKHLEGFKAGVEKKLSNERFVQNAPEAVVALERKKLADSEEKIAALKESINALKK from the coding sequence ATGGAAATTGCTAGTAAGTACGACCCAAAAGAGGTCGAAAGTAAATGGTATCAGTATTGGCTTGACAACAAATTGTTTAGTTCAAAACCCGATGGTCGTGAACCCTATACAATTGTGATTCCACCGCCAAACGTAACTGGCGTGCTGCATATGGGCCATATGCTGAACAATACGATTCAGGATATCTTAGTTCGTCGTGCCCGTATGGAGGGTAAGAATGCTTGTTGGGTGCCAGGCACAGACCATGCTTCTATTGCTACTGAGGCAAAGGTAGTGAAGAAACTGGCCAGCCAGGGTATCAAGAAGCGTGACCTTACTCGTGAACAGTTCCTTGAGCATGCTTGGGACTGGACCAACGAGCATGGAGGCATTATCTTGAAGCAGTTGCGCCGTCTGGGTGCTTCATGCGACTGGGACCGCACAGCATTCACTATGGATGAAAAGCGTTCTGAGAGTGTTATCAAAGTGTTTGTTGATCTCTACAACAAGGGCCTTATTTATCGTGGCCTTCGTATGGTTAACTGGGATCCTAAGGCGCTGACAGCACTTTCTACCGAAGAGGTTATCTATAAGGAAGAACAGAGCCATCTGTTCCATCTGAAATATTATGTTGACGGCCTTACTTCTCTTGATAACGAAGAGGCTCTGAAAGCTGAAGGCAATGTTATCCATAAGGATGCCAAGGGCTACTATGCAGTAGTTGCTACTACTCGTCCTGAGACCATCATGGGTGATACTGCTATGTGTATCAACCCCAAGGACCCCAAGAACCAGTGGTTGAAGGGTCGCAAGGTCATCGTTCCTCTGGTGAATCGTGTGATTCCTGTTATCGAGGACCGCTATGTGGATATCGAGTTTGGTACAGGTTGCTTGAAGGTAACGCCTGCCCACGATACCAACGACTATATGCTGGGTAAGACTCACAACCTCGAGACCATCGACATCTTCAATGCTGATGGAACTATTTCAGAACAGAGCACACTCTATGTTGGTATGGACCGTTTCGACTGCCGTAAGCAGATTGCCAAGGACCTGCAGGAAGCTGGTTTGATGGAGAAGATTGAGGACTATGTCAACAAAGTGGGCTATTCTGAGCGTAACCCTGATACGGCTATCGAGCCCCGTCTCTCATTGCAGTGGTTCCTGAAGATGCAGCACTTCGCTGATATTGCCCTGCCCCCAGTGATGAACGACGAGTTGAAGTTCTATCCTGCAAAGTATAAGAACACCTACAAGAACTGGTTGGAGAATATTCAGGACTGGTGTATCTCTCGTCAGCTGTGGTGGGGCCATCGTATTCCTGCTTACTATTACAACGAGAATGATGACTATGTAGTAGCTGAGACTGCTGAGAAGGCTCTTGAACTGGCTCGTGAGAAGAGTGGCAATGCAAATCTGCAGGCTTCTGATCTGCGTCAGGACGAGGATGCCCTCGACACCTGGTTCTCTTCATGGCTCTGGCCTGTATCTCTGTTCGATGGTATCAATAATCCTGGCAACGAAGAGATTAAGTATTACTATCCCACCAGCGACTTGGTGACAGGTCCCGATATCATCTTCTTCTGGGTGGCTCGTATGATTATGGCCGGCGAGGAGTATATGGGTACCTTCCCCTTCAAGAACGTGTACTTCACAGGTATCGTTCGTGATAAGCTGGGTCGTAAGATGTCTAAGTCTCTGGGTAACTCACCTGACCCCATCGACCTCATCGAGAAGTTTGGTGCCGATGGTGTGCGTATGGGCATGATGCTCTCTGCACCTGCTGGTAACGACATCCTCTTCGACGAGGCACTCTGCGAACAGGGTCGTAACTTCAATAATAAGATTTGGAATGCCTTCCGTCTGGTTAAGGGCTGGCAGGTTGCCGATGGTGCTGCTACAGCAACCAATAAAGTTGCTACAGCATGGATGGAAGCCAAGCTGAAGCAGGCTAATGAAGAGCTGAAGGACCACTTCTCTAAGTATCGTATCAACGATGCCTTGATGACTGTCTATAAACTCTTCTGGGACGAGTTCTCACAGTGGTATCTCGAAATGGTGAAGCCCGCTTATGTGGATGGTGTTCAGCAGCCTATCGATCGTGAGACCTACGATGCAACGCTGCGTTTCTTCGAGCTCCTGCTGAAGATGCTGCACCCCTTCATGCCGTTTATTACTGAGGAGTTGTGGCAGGCTATCTACGAGCGCAAGGAGGGCGAGAGCATCATGCGCGACAGTCTCGTGCTCGACGCTCCTACAGCCGAGGAACAGAAGCTTATTGAGAATATTGAGCAGGTAAAGCAGGTGGTTTCAGGTGTTCGCACCGTTCGAAGCCAGAAGAATATTGCTCCTAAGGAGAAGCTGACCCTTCAGGCTGTTAATGCAAACCAGTTTCAGGCTTATAATGATGTTATCATGAAGATGGGTAACCTCTCTTCTATCGACGTTGTTGAAGCCAAGGATCCTTCAGCTTCTGCATTCATGGTAGGAACTGATGAGTTCGCTGTACCCCTTGGCGACCTGATTGACGTGGCAGCCGAGATTGAGAAGATGGAGGCCCAGCTCAAGCACCTTGAGGGATTCAAGGCTGGTGTTGAGAAGAAACTCTCTAACGAGCGTTTCGTACAGAATGCCCCCGAAGCTGTGGTAGCTCTGGAGCGCAAGAAGCTGGCAGATTCAGAGGAGAAGATAGCAGCTCTTAAGGAATCTATCAATGCACTAAAGAAATAA
- the mazG gene encoding nucleoside triphosphate pyrophosphohydrolase, whose translation MHTREEQMKAFGRLLDVLDQLREKCPWDKKQTNESLRPNTIEETFELCDAIMRGDTHDMMKELGDVLMHTCFYAMIAREQGLYDIADVLNTEADKLIFRHPHVYHHSQVGAENPKPLPYVPENDQSTDEFSKAETSSDVLKNWEQIKLKEKDGNKTVLSGVPAALPSLIKAYRIQDKARNVGFDWQKKEDVWEKVHEELKELEAELAKEDKEKSTNELGDFLFSVINAARLYHLNPDDALERTNRKFIRRFNYIEEHSIRAGKPLTEMTLEEMDKLWNEAKKEEQ comes from the coding sequence ATGCATACAAGAGAGGAACAAATGAAAGCTTTTGGGCGTCTGCTTGACGTACTGGATCAGTTACGGGAGAAATGCCCGTGGGACAAAAAACAGACAAATGAAAGCCTGCGCCCTAACACGATAGAAGAAACCTTTGAGCTCTGTGACGCCATCATGCGTGGCGACACACATGATATGATGAAGGAACTTGGCGATGTACTGATGCACACATGTTTCTACGCAATGATTGCACGTGAACAGGGGCTTTACGACATTGCCGATGTACTAAATACCGAGGCCGACAAGCTGATCTTTCGTCACCCTCATGTATATCACCACAGTCAGGTGGGGGCTGAGAATCCCAAACCCCTACCCTACGTTCCAGAAAACGACCAATCTACTGATGAGTTCTCAAAAGCAGAAACGAGCAGTGACGTCTTAAAGAATTGGGAACAGATAAAGCTGAAGGAGAAAGATGGTAATAAGACAGTATTAAGCGGAGTTCCCGCTGCACTGCCTTCACTGATAAAAGCCTATCGCATACAGGACAAAGCACGCAACGTTGGTTTTGACTGGCAGAAGAAAGAGGACGTGTGGGAAAAGGTGCACGAAGAACTAAAAGAACTGGAGGCTGAACTGGCAAAAGAAGACAAAGAAAAATCCACTAACGAACTTGGTGATTTTCTATTTTCCGTTATCAATGCCGCACGCCTTTACCACCTAAATCCTGACGATGCCCTGGAGCGCACAAACCGTAAGTTTATCCGTCGGTTCAACTATATCGAAGAGCACAGCATTAGAGCTGGTAAACCTCTGACAGAAATGACGTTAGAAGAGATGGATAAACTATGGAATGAAGCAAAGAAAGAAGAACAATAA
- a CDS encoding lipocalin family protein → MKKSIFAIAIAIITSVISCGPKGSQTNNTSNEEKTDYVLRDTAIYGFCAEGSAMNTLQIITDGGDTITVSTTKANDKGRVLGGYAIGDEIALLANADTTQAISVINKSMLNGDWVMPNPMDGSNETGVRILRGGVAESIDQSTIVYKSWRLFNGKLQFTLTREDGIDMEELITYDIIKLTATELVLKSTDEEQETFEYTRPAGEEYTEEDLNGVVIDEGYDDEYNM, encoded by the coding sequence ATGAAAAAAAGTATATTTGCAATCGCAATAGCGATCATTACTTCTGTAATTAGTTGTGGTCCTAAAGGTTCACAAACAAACAACACTTCTAACGAAGAAAAGACAGACTACGTATTGCGTGACACTGCCATTTATGGTTTTTGTGCAGAAGGCTCAGCCATGAACACCTTACAAATCATTACTGATGGAGGTGACACTATTACCGTTAGCACCACCAAAGCTAACGACAAAGGACGAGTCCTGGGTGGATATGCTATAGGCGACGAGATTGCGCTCCTGGCAAATGCTGACACGACGCAAGCTATCAGCGTCATCAACAAATCCATGCTCAACGGAGACTGGGTTATGCCTAATCCTATGGACGGCAGTAACGAAACTGGTGTAAGAATCCTTCGAGGTGGTGTTGCAGAAAGCATTGACCAAAGCACTATTGTCTATAAGTCATGGAGACTTTTCAACGGAAAACTGCAGTTCACCTTGACAAGAGAGGATGGTATTGACATGGAAGAGCTGATAACGTATGATATCATCAAATTAACAGCTACCGAACTTGTGCTTAAATCGACAGACGAAGAACAGGAAACCTTTGAGTACACACGTCCTGCTGGAGAGGAATATACAGAAGAAGACCTCAACGGTGTTGTTATTGACGAGGGATATGACGATGAATATAATATGTAA
- a CDS encoding ribonuclease Z, with protein sequence MEPFRVHILGCGSALPTLRHMSSMQVVECRGKLFMVDCGEGAQVQLRRSGLSFEKLGHIFITHLHGDHCFGLIGIISTFGLLGRTATLHIHAPEELRPMLQAQLDMFFNYDIGYKVEFHAVDTKKQQVIYEDRSLTVETIPLCHRMPCAGYLFREKPSLPHIRRDMIDLYNIPVSQINNIKAGQGYTLEDGTLIPHEKLVTPADPPRSYAYCSDTRYIPELHQIVKGVSTLYHESTYAQDKKDGAEKYYHSTAQQAAMVARDAQAGKLLLGHYSARYNDETILLKEAKEVFQNTFLTDEMQVIDV encoded by the coding sequence ATGGAGCCATTTCGTGTTCATATTCTTGGCTGTGGAAGTGCATTACCTACCTTGCGTCACATGTCATCGATGCAAGTTGTAGAATGCAGAGGGAAACTTTTTATGGTTGACTGCGGTGAAGGCGCACAAGTGCAGCTGAGGCGCTCTGGTCTTTCATTCGAAAAGTTAGGACACATCTTCATTACTCACCTTCATGGCGACCACTGCTTTGGACTCATTGGCATCATTAGCACATTTGGTTTATTAGGACGCACTGCCACGCTGCACATTCACGCCCCAGAAGAGCTCAGACCAATGCTACAAGCCCAACTGGATATGTTCTTCAATTATGATATAGGATATAAAGTTGAGTTTCATGCGGTTGACACCAAGAAGCAGCAAGTCATATATGAAGACCGTTCGCTAACTGTCGAAACGATTCCACTCTGTCACAGAATGCCATGTGCCGGCTATTTATTCCGAGAGAAGCCATCACTACCGCACATACGGCGTGACATGATTGATTTGTATAATATCCCCGTATCTCAGATTAACAACATCAAGGCTGGCCAAGGCTACACCTTAGAAGATGGGACATTGATTCCACACGAGAAACTGGTAACACCTGCAGATCCTCCCCGCTCATACGCCTACTGCTCTGACACTCGTTACATACCAGAACTGCATCAGATAGTAAAAGGCGTCAGTACTTTGTATCATGAAAGCACTTATGCACAAGACAAGAAAGACGGGGCTGAGAAATACTATCACAGCACGGCTCAACAAGCGGCTATGGTAGCACGTGACGCACAAGCAGGAAAACTACTGCTTGGTCATTACAGTGCGCGATATAATGATGAAACAATACTTCTGAAAGAAGCAAAGGAAGTGTTCCAAAACACATTTCTCACAGATGAAATGCAAGTGATTGACGTATAA
- a CDS encoding T9SS type A sorting domain-containing protein — protein sequence MQKRLLILATAFILASSIPTQAVTMIAEMGVAEQIDESAPTISIEKNIVTVQGGNGMVLEVVSLTGRAVASYKIDSPSQRIELNLSKGCYILKVGKTVRKVTLR from the coding sequence ATGCAGAAAAGACTACTCATATTGGCTACCGCCTTCATTTTAGCATCCTCAATTCCTACACAGGCTGTCACTATGATAGCAGAAATGGGTGTGGCTGAGCAAATTGACGAGTCTGCTCCTACCATATCAATAGAAAAGAACATCGTTACAGTACAAGGTGGAAATGGCATGGTGCTAGAAGTTGTTTCACTTACTGGCAGAGCCGTTGCATCTTATAAGATTGACAGCCCAAGCCAGCGAATTGAACTTAACTTATCAAAAGGATGCTACATCCTGAAAGTTGGGAAAACAGTCCGTAAAGTTACGCTACGTTAA
- a CDS encoding RNA polymerase sigma factor, whose product MMVHQYSEQLYWQVRRLVLTHEDSNDVLQNAFIKAWSSLDSFHGDSKLITWLSRIAINEALDFLRKQKNRPTLSADDIDTGIANQLMADDYFNGEETDAQLQEAIASLPEVQRTVFLLRYYDDMKYSDISKTLGTSEGALKASYHIAVKKITEFFKRFD is encoded by the coding sequence ATGATGGTACACCAATATAGCGAACAGTTATACTGGCAAGTTCGCCGTTTGGTGCTCACTCATGAGGACAGTAATGACGTGCTTCAGAATGCATTCATCAAAGCGTGGAGTTCGTTAGACTCCTTTCATGGAGACTCGAAACTAATTACATGGCTTTCGCGAATAGCCATCAACGAAGCACTGGACTTCCTGCGTAAGCAGAAAAACCGCCCAACACTCAGTGCCGATGATATCGATACTGGCATTGCCAACCAACTGATGGCTGATGATTATTTCAATGGCGAAGAGACTGATGCACAACTACAAGAAGCAATAGCATCACTGCCCGAAGTTCAACGCACAGTATTCTTACTTCGATATTATGATGACATGAAATACAGTGATATTAGCAAGACTTTGGGAACGTCTGAAGGTGCGCTAAAAGCCTCATATCACATTGCCGTAAAAAAAATCACAGAGTTTTTTAAACGATTTGATTAA
- a CDS encoding DUF3256 family protein — translation MKKILLLSFLLSGHLFVLAQTKPLNIREVFKQMPDSLLPYLTNNNRLDMMDFMDAKMKAAVDNMLGGESEMTFLSDDSLCIKMSDAMTLELKLQTENNEQIVMMKRTYQTAKRQKEILINSFSSSWRPISEVSLESTLLKRDDEVISKPHL, via the coding sequence ATGAAAAAGATACTGTTACTTTCTTTTCTGTTAAGTGGCCATCTTTTTGTTCTGGCTCAGACGAAACCACTAAATATACGTGAGGTATTTAAGCAAATGCCAGATTCCTTACTCCCATATCTGACGAATAATAATCGCTTGGATATGATGGATTTTATGGATGCAAAGATGAAAGCTGCAGTTGACAATATGTTGGGTGGAGAGAGTGAGATGACTTTTCTTTCTGACGACTCTCTTTGTATAAAGATGAGTGATGCCATGACATTAGAGCTTAAATTGCAGACAGAAAACAATGAGCAGATTGTTATGATGAAGAGAACCTATCAGACAGCAAAACGCCAAAAGGAGATTCTGATTAACAGTTTTTCTTCCTCTTGGCGTCCTATATCTGAAGTTTCTTTAGAATCAACGCTTCTAAAGCGTGATGACGAAGTAATATCAAAACCTCATTTGTGA
- a CDS encoding 16S rRNA (uracil(1498)-N(3))-methyltransferase: MKEVRYFYVPDAARQTALPDDEAVHAVRVLRMQAGDEMMLMDGEGSFYRAVVTLATQKRCLYDIVETMVQEPQWKGRVHLAIAPTKLMDRIEWMAEKATEVGIDELSFLDCQFSERTTLKLPRIEKIVVSAVKQSRKAYMPDLSEMVSFKSFIEQHTTGRRYIAHCYDEVPRVNLFDELRKGDSDEDALVMIGPEGDFSIDEVRMAVEAGFVSVDLGKSRLRTETAGLSAVMMMQLAKQC, encoded by the coding sequence ATGAAAGAGGTTAGATATTTCTATGTACCCGATGCTGCCAGACAAACGGCACTTCCTGATGATGAAGCAGTTCATGCTGTCAGAGTGTTGCGTATGCAGGCTGGCGACGAGATGATGCTGATGGATGGTGAGGGCTCTTTCTATCGCGCCGTTGTGACACTCGCTACGCAGAAGCGTTGTCTGTATGACATCGTTGAAACAATGGTGCAGGAACCACAATGGAAGGGGCGTGTACATCTGGCTATTGCGCCAACAAAACTGATGGACAGGATAGAATGGATGGCAGAGAAAGCCACTGAGGTAGGCATAGACGAATTGTCATTCTTAGATTGTCAGTTTTCAGAACGTACTACCCTGAAATTACCACGTATCGAGAAAATCGTTGTCTCTGCCGTAAAACAAAGTCGTAAGGCCTATATGCCGGATTTGTCAGAAATGGTTTCTTTCAAATCGTTTATTGAACAGCATACCACAGGGCGTCGTTATATTGCGCATTGCTATGATGAAGTACCACGTGTGAACCTGTTTGATGAACTTAGAAAGGGAGATAGTGATGAGGATGCACTGGTAATGATTGGGCCAGAGGGCGATTTCTCTATTGATGAAGTGCGTATGGCTGTTGAGGCAGGATTTGTTTCTGTTGATTTGGGAAAAAGTAGATTACGTACAGAAACAGCAGGATTGTCTGCTGTAATGATGATGCAATTGGCAAAACAATGTTGA